From Flavipsychrobacter sp., a single genomic window includes:
- a CDS encoding response regulator transcription factor, whose amino-acid sequence MERVLLADDHSLIRRGVQLILKNNLNIEAVGEASNCCEVMSELQKGGYTHIILDLVLTDCMSLEIIPNIQKLYPDLNIMVFSMLCKEIYGEALKQYGVYYYLQKNEDEEETVRCIREFLFDYDSNRYKKRSGESDNPFSSLSARELEVLHYMLKGDGTKEISNSLNLRMSTVSTIKGRIFEKTDTNNLKTLMQLSSLFNINFV is encoded by the coding sequence ATGGAGAGGGTTTTATTAGCTGACGATCATAGTCTGATTAGGAGAGGTGTGCAGCTTATCTTAAAAAATAATTTGAATATTGAAGCCGTGGGTGAGGCTTCAAACTGTTGTGAGGTAATGTCTGAGCTTCAAAAAGGAGGCTATACGCATATTATATTGGACTTAGTGCTTACAGACTGTATGTCCTTAGAAATTATACCCAACATACAGAAATTGTATCCTGATCTGAACATTATGGTTTTCTCTATGCTTTGTAAGGAAATATACGGAGAGGCGCTTAAACAGTATGGGGTATATTATTACTTACAAAAAAACGAGGACGAAGAAGAAACGGTAAGGTGTATTAGGGAGTTTTTGTTTGACTATGATAGTAATAGATACAAAAAGCGTAGTGGGGAATCAGATAACCCTTTTAGTAGCTTGTCTGCCAGAGAACTGGAAGTATTGCACTATATGTTGAAGGGGGATGGAACGAAAGAAATATCCAACAGCCTTAATCTGAGAATGAGTACGGTCTCCACTATTAAGGGTAGGATTTTTGAAAAAACAGACACAAACAATCTAAAAACTTTAATGCAGCTAAGCTCTTTATTCAATATTAACTTTGTATAA
- a CDS encoding two-component regulator propeller domain-containing protein, producing MKTYKLYLIAVMLLLANAAVAQDRPIGYWRAHMPYKKAISVATDGSTLYVATEQAFYSYNMAKDEITSYSKVDGMSDVGMSDIGYDALTETVILGYQNSNIDLYSNNSFYNIPYLKLENVTGSKSINAIYTDKGLAYISTDIGILVINLEKKEVKETYNFTINNQTIAVKGFTMVGNFFYAATSQGLYKANKNNPNLQAFSSWQAIDNSRNFIDVASVGNKVFATLIDSLFSIENDVLNYRYRSDSATRALNEGLNGVWILENYGATFNGTAKKINMDYFLVDSFKLPGFAKSLVDLPTTDSAKYIADEFTGLKKRTLKGDPFNTIGPEGPKDFATFDIIANNKEVWVAHGGYDDVYKQNGNSSGFSKFSNQKWTLYNGTNYPKFGDSLKDITHITKGPDGSIYAGSTTEGLFILKPDGSVEVVKQGVIPTSVTGPLYRVSGLVFDDNGTLWLTVFGGDPYELLARTKDGVWYKYTALASRPIKNSAAHVIIDDNNQKWYAAPSGGGAMVYDDGGTVDNLADDSYRQLRAGDGSGGLPNNEVYCLAKDKDGAIWIGTADGVGIVNCPRDVITGGCEAEKRVVQFDDFAGFLFQNEQVRTIAVDGANRKWIGTNNGLWLIAPDGDKIVERFTVDNSPLPSNRVQKITIDPITGDVYIGTEKGLMSYRGTATDGGRENADELITYPNPIPSGYTGTIAIKGFVENADVRITDVSGQLIYRTKALGGQAIWNGRDYTGKRPQSGVYLIFGTSKDGAQTKTGKLLFME from the coding sequence ATGAAGACATATAAACTATATCTCATAGCTGTTATGCTATTATTAGCAAACGCAGCAGTAGCACAAGATAGACCAATAGGGTATTGGCGAGCACATATGCCTTACAAAAAAGCAATAAGTGTAGCTACTGATGGCAGCACACTATATGTGGCTACAGAACAGGCATTTTATAGCTACAATATGGCAAAGGATGAAATTACGTCATACAGCAAAGTAGATGGCATGTCTGATGTGGGTATGTCTGATATAGGTTATGATGCACTTACTGAAACAGTTATTCTAGGCTATCAAAATAGTAATATAGACCTGTATAGTAACAATAGTTTTTATAACATACCCTATTTAAAGCTGGAAAATGTTACCGGAAGTAAAAGTATTAATGCAATTTATACAGATAAGGGGCTTGCTTACATCAGTACCGATATTGGTATTTTGGTTATAAATCTGGAGAAAAAAGAAGTAAAAGAAACTTATAACTTCACCATAAACAACCAAACAATAGCAGTTAAAGGGTTTACTATGGTAGGCAACTTCTTCTATGCTGCTACCAGTCAGGGGCTATACAAAGCCAATAAAAATAACCCTAACCTACAAGCTTTTTCTTCTTGGCAGGCTATTGATAATAGTAGAAACTTCATTGATGTAGCTAGTGTAGGCAATAAAGTCTTTGCAACACTTATTGATAGCTTATTCTCTATTGAAAATGATGTTCTTAATTATAGATATAGGTCGGATAGTGCTACTAGAGCACTAAATGAGGGACTTAATGGCGTATGGATCTTAGAGAACTACGGTGCTACTTTTAATGGGACAGCTAAGAAAATAAACATGGATTATTTTCTAGTGGATTCTTTTAAACTACCTGGCTTTGCAAAATCATTAGTAGACCTCCCTACTACTGATAGTGCTAAATACATTGCCGATGAATTTACCGGACTTAAAAAACGTACGCTTAAGGGCGATCCATTCAATACCATAGGACCTGAAGGGCCTAAAGACTTTGCTACTTTCGATATTATAGCCAATAACAAAGAGGTATGGGTAGCTCATGGTGGCTATGATGACGTTTATAAACAAAATGGTAATAGTAGCGGCTTTTCAAAATTTAGTAATCAAAAATGGACGCTTTATAATGGAACAAACTATCCTAAGTTTGGAGACAGCCTAAAAGACATTACTCATATTACTAAAGGTCCTGACGGGTCTATCTATGCTGGCTCCACAACCGAAGGACTTTTTATACTAAAACCTGATGGTAGTGTAGAAGTAGTAAAGCAAGGGGTTATACCTACTTCAGTTACAGGACCTTTATATAGAGTTAGTGGTCTCGTTTTTGATGATAATGGAACTTTATGGTTAACCGTATTTGGTGGTGACCCTTATGAGCTACTGGCACGTACAAAAGATGGAGTATGGTATAAATACACTGCACTTGCCAGCAGACCTATTAAAAATAGTGCCGCACACGTTATCATTGACGATAATAATCAGAAATGGTACGCTGCGCCTAGCGGTGGAGGTGCCATGGTATATGATGATGGTGGTACTGTAGATAACCTTGCTGACGATTCGTATAGACAACTACGCGCAGGCGATGGTAGTGGTGGTTTACCTAACAATGAGGTATACTGCCTGGCCAAAGATAAAGATGGTGCTATATGGATAGGAACGGCTGATGGTGTTGGTATTGTCAATTGTCCACGTGATGTAATAACCGGTGGCTGTGAGGCAGAAAAAAGAGTGGTTCAGTTTGATGATTTTGCTGGTTTCCTTTTTCAAAATGAACAAGTACGTACAATAGCTGTAGATGGTGCTAACAGAAAATGGATAGGTACTAATAATGGACTATGGCTAATAGCTCCTGATGGAGATAAGATAGTAGAACGTTTTACTGTAGATAATAGTCCATTGCCATCTAACAGGGTGCAAAAGATAACAATAGATCCTATAACAGGTGATGTATATATTGGCACAGAAAAAGGATTAATGAGCTACAGAGGTACTGCCACCGATGGAGGTCGTGAAAATGCAGACGAGCTGATCACTTATCCTAACCCTATACCTTCAGGATATACAGGTACTATTGCCATCAAAGGCTTTGTTGAAAATGCAGACGTACGTATCACAGATGTTTCCGGTCAGTTGATATACCGTACCAAAGCATTAGGAGGCCAAGCCATATGGAATGGTAGGGACTATACCGGCAAACGCCCTCAATCGGGTGTCTATCTTATATTTGGCACCAGCAAAGACGGTGCTCAAACCAAAACAGGCAAACTGTTGTTCATGGAATAG
- a CDS encoding RNA-binding S4 domain-containing protein, with product MSDNKLRIDKYLWAIRVFKTRSQATKACDEGRVKLEGVNVKPSKTVTIGDKYDIRAIGRKWTIEVTDLLHKRMKYEEAIKYYVDLTSEEDKEYNKRQTSSFYTGKRLSKTGRPTKKQRRDLNELLGPDVEDEL from the coding sequence ATGAGTGATAACAAGTTGAGGATAGACAAATATTTATGGGCCATAAGGGTTTTCAAAACCCGCTCACAAGCTACAAAGGCTTGTGATGAAGGGAGGGTAAAGTTGGAGGGTGTAAATGTTAAGCCTTCAAAAACTGTAACTATAGGTGATAAATACGACATAAGAGCAATAGGCAGAAAGTGGACTATAGAAGTGACCGACTTACTACATAAGCGTATGAAGTATGAAGAAGCTATAAAATATTATGTTGACCTGACCAGTGAAGAGGATAAAGAATATAATAAACGACAAACATCAAGTTTCTATACCGGAAAGCGCCTAAGTAAAACAGGTCGCCCCACTAAGAAACAGCGGCGCGACCTGAATGAACTTCTTGGTCCTGATGTTGAGGATGAACTCTAG
- a CDS encoding DUF6787 family protein, translated as MLEKLKNKWKVSGLQLLLILCTFALGGSLCGYAGRTILSMLPIEKGVLWFVLYILLITLLWPIAVLLVSIPLGQFKFFKNYLSRVAKKLGITK; from the coding sequence ATGTTAGAAAAATTAAAGAACAAATGGAAAGTTTCGGGTTTGCAGCTCCTGCTCATCCTATGCACTTTTGCTTTAGGTGGTAGTTTGTGTGGCTATGCCGGCAGAACAATTTTATCCATGCTGCCAATAGAAAAAGGAGTATTATGGTTTGTTCTTTATATTTTGTTGATCACGCTACTTTGGCCTATAGCAGTTTTGTTAGTTAGTATTCCTTTAGGCCAGTTCAAGTTTTTCAAAAACTACTTATCAAGAGTTGCTAAAAAGCTGGGAATAACCAAGTAA
- a CDS encoding DUF5686 family protein has product MKFKPHFFLLVLVVLNGLGYCAKAQIKEEDSTDLSFIIDSTKLTESIKPQEVISDRVITGLVIDKQTREPIPFATVFIPNTPIGTTTEYGGIFRLDVSKRTNDTLKIKLIGYKTYTLLLQADSALHLIEMELDKNTLDEVVVRAGEDPAITLIKNVIKHKPQNDPARLNNYRYEAYNTVEIDLLNLSKEEFEHLPIPMIKKFSYIYDNLDTSGEKTFLPFYLTETISDYYYQQKPQKVKEYIRASKVKGINNTNFTNSISKYLGNTYIDLLPYNSYIRFFNNSYVSPISGAGLFYYKYRIIDTIRVAGHRVIELIFVPKQYGTNTFIGKIKIVDSSFALQYIEATQPKAANVNWVKNANFFKTYMPLGDSMWFCTKEGFTAELYLAKEDGLFKMPGIIARKKNSYKHIKVNDDSVSYMLNKLKLDVTVNEKAQVADDTYWQGMRHDSLNKNEKAIYSAIDRIEADPKYRTFKNFARIVLTGSVRVGPVEFGPYWSMYSNNLVEGNRFRFSMGTTPKLFKKLYLSGYVAYGTQDQRFKYNGMALYIPQKYPRTFFRFTYTHDIDRTVNYYDRVSFDNILNVAIRKNGIPQKFMFATDVRLEAFKEYGNGFSTQLNLIHKIFDPYDPLPDAVIFKDEQGAPSTTVTTSEIGITLRYAPRERFVEGNYFRFSLGSKKPIVQLRYAMGIKGIFNSGYNYHRINFSVSDRVEIAPFGSLYVNVFGGKYFGDLPYTLLEQHPGNESYYYNKYAFNMMNQYEFLSDQFVGANLEHSIGGGVFKYIPLVKKLNLRQFWTAKGVVGSLTDANAAINLNKGFMFRTLSNDPYVEVGTGIENIFRLFRVDFIWRVTPSSLPNEVLQRNFGVLGSMKVTF; this is encoded by the coding sequence ATGAAGTTTAAACCACATTTTTTTTTACTGGTATTAGTAGTACTAAATGGTTTGGGCTATTGTGCTAAGGCGCAGATAAAAGAAGAAGATTCTACAGACTTGAGTTTTATAATAGATAGTACTAAACTGACCGAAAGTATTAAGCCCCAAGAGGTAATAAGCGATAGAGTTATTACAGGGCTAGTTATAGATAAACAAACCAGAGAACCTATACCCTTTGCTACAGTATTTATTCCAAATACACCAATTGGTACTACTACCGAGTATGGTGGGATATTCAGGTTAGACGTTAGCAAAAGAACTAATGATACGCTTAAGATCAAGCTCATAGGTTATAAAACATATACATTATTACTACAAGCAGATTCGGCACTCCATTTAATAGAAATGGAGCTAGACAAAAACACACTAGACGAAGTAGTAGTAAGGGCAGGAGAAGACCCCGCTATTACTTTGATCAAGAATGTAATAAAGCATAAACCACAGAACGACCCTGCAAGATTAAATAACTATCGCTATGAAGCATACAATACAGTAGAGATTGACCTGCTCAACCTGTCTAAAGAAGAGTTTGAACATTTACCCATACCCATGATCAAAAAGTTTAGCTACATCTATGACAACTTAGATACTAGTGGCGAAAAAACTTTTTTACCATTTTACCTTACAGAAACTATATCTGATTATTACTATCAGCAGAAACCACAAAAAGTAAAGGAATACATTAGAGCTTCAAAAGTAAAAGGTATTAACAATACAAACTTTACTAATTCCATATCAAAGTACTTAGGTAATACCTATATAGACCTCCTCCCTTACAACAGCTATATTCGTTTTTTCAACAACTCCTATGTAAGTCCTATAAGTGGCGCAGGATTGTTTTATTATAAGTACAGGATAATAGACACCATAAGAGTAGCTGGACATCGTGTGATAGAACTAATTTTTGTGCCTAAACAGTATGGCACCAATACATTTATAGGAAAAATAAAGATTGTAGATAGCTCATTTGCGCTGCAATATATTGAAGCTACACAGCCAAAGGCAGCAAATGTAAACTGGGTAAAGAATGCTAACTTCTTCAAAACGTATATGCCACTAGGAGATAGTATGTGGTTTTGTACTAAAGAAGGTTTTACTGCAGAGCTCTATTTGGCTAAAGAAGATGGCCTGTTTAAAATGCCGGGAATTATTGCTAGAAAAAAGAACTCCTACAAGCATATAAAAGTAAATGATGACAGTGTATCATATATGCTAAATAAGTTAAAGCTGGATGTGACGGTTAATGAAAAAGCTCAAGTTGCAGATGATACCTACTGGCAAGGTATGAGGCATGATAGCTTGAATAAAAATGAAAAAGCTATTTACAGTGCTATTGATAGAATTGAAGCTGATCCTAAGTATAGAACATTTAAAAACTTTGCAAGAATAGTATTAACAGGTTCTGTAAGAGTAGGGCCTGTAGAGTTTGGTCCGTACTGGAGCATGTATAGTAACAACTTGGTAGAAGGCAATCGTTTTCGTTTTTCGATGGGCACTACACCAAAGCTTTTTAAGAAGTTGTACCTAAGTGGTTATGTAGCATACGGCACGCAAGACCAAAGGTTTAAATACAACGGCATGGCGTTGTACATACCTCAAAAGTATCCACGCACCTTTTTTAGATTTACCTACACGCACGATATTGATAGGACGGTAAACTACTACGATAGGGTAAGTTTTGATAACATACTGAATGTAGCTATCAGAAAAAATGGTATACCTCAAAAGTTCATGTTTGCAACAGATGTACGGCTAGAGGCATTTAAAGAATACGGGAATGGCTTTAGTACACAACTAAACTTGATCCATAAAATATTTGACCCTTACGACCCACTTCCTGATGCTGTCATTTTTAAAGATGAGCAAGGAGCTCCTTCTACTACAGTTACTACTTCGGAAATTGGCATTACATTACGGTATGCACCAAGAGAGCGTTTTGTAGAGGGTAATTACTTTAGGTTTTCATTAGGCTCAAAAAAGCCAATAGTACAGCTTAGATATGCTATGGGTATAAAGGGCATTTTCAACAGTGGATATAATTACCATAGAATAAACTTCTCTGTATCAGACAGGGTGGAAATAGCACCATTTGGTAGCCTCTACGTCAATGTATTTGGGGGCAAGTATTTTGGAGATCTGCCTTATACATTGTTAGAGCAGCACCCAGGTAATGAATCGTACTATTACAATAAGTATGCATTCAATATGATGAACCAATATGAGTTTTTAAGTGACCAATTTGTAGGAGCAAATTTGGAGCATTCTATAGGTGGAGGGGTATTCAAATACATACCACTGGTAAAGAAATTAAATCTCAGACAGTTTTGGACTGCCAAAGGAGTTGTTGGTAGCTTAACGGATGCAAATGCTGCAATAAACCTAAATAAAGGTTTTATGTTTAGAACATTGAGTAACGACCCTTATGTGGAAGTAGGTACTGGAATTGAAAATATATTCAGATTGTTTAGGGTCGATTTTATTTGGAGAGTAACCCCTAGCAGCCTACCTAATGAAGTGCTACAAAGAAATTTTGGCGTACTGGGAAGTATGAAGGTTACTTTTTAA
- the recO gene encoding DNA repair protein RecO: protein MLLKTRGIVLRKIKYGETSLICTIFTEALGIQSYLVQGVRTTKTRGNKAGLLQPCTLLDIVAYQKEQTGLQRLKEFQPSYIYSGIQEDIIKNSIALFSAELLLKLLPEHAKMEDIFQFAYQYFCSIDKEVNNKIGNYPIYFVIQCSKLLGYDIHGNYSAQTPYIDLKEGAFVSTPPAIPTTLNDLEIRLLSQLVEADTIAEATRIAMNATQRFTLLDWYIEFLQAHTEHMRNIKSLAVLRAILH from the coding sequence ATGTTGCTCAAGACAAGAGGAATTGTTTTACGTAAAATAAAATATGGTGAAACAAGCCTTATCTGTACTATTTTCACAGAAGCGCTTGGCATACAATCTTACTTGGTACAAGGTGTAAGAACGACCAAAACCAGAGGTAACAAAGCAGGCTTGCTACAGCCTTGTACATTGCTGGATATAGTGGCTTATCAAAAAGAACAAACAGGGCTACAACGATTAAAGGAGTTTCAACCTTCTTATATCTACTCTGGTATTCAAGAAGACATCATAAAGAATAGCATTGCTTTATTCTCAGCAGAGCTTTTATTGAAACTACTTCCTGAACATGCTAAGATGGAAGACATTTTTCAGTTTGCCTATCAATACTTCTGCTCTATAGACAAAGAGGTAAACAACAAGATCGGTAATTATCCTATCTATTTCGTAATACAGTGTAGTAAGCTATTGGGCTATGACATACACGGCAACTATTCAGCACAAACACCGTATATAGATCTTAAAGAAGGCGCATTTGTGAGTACACCTCCCGCTATTCCTACTACACTGAATGATCTGGAAATAAGATTATTATCTCAACTTGTAGAAGCAGACACCATAGCAGAAGCTACTCGTATAGCCATGAATGCCACTCAACGTTTTACACTATTAGATTGGTATATCGAATTTCTGCAAGCACATACAGAACATATGAGAAATATAAAATCGCTTGCAGTACTTAGAGCAATATTACACTAA
- a CDS encoding M23 family metallopeptidase, with product MNIKSFLVFIGVLSIINANAQSSIESPYPQDYFRNPLDIPIILAGNFGECRPNHFHSGLDIKTQGKENLAVHAAADGEIVRIRMQKGGFGHALYLRHPEGYTTVYAHLNNFKADVQTYMKAAQYRNKKWTVDLYPKAGTFKVKKGDIIAWSGNTGSSTAPHLHFEIRDSRTEHPLNPMLFGFDIKDNIAPVPTKVVVYDMDNSIYEQTPSFNRLLKKGSIYTTNDIITTTAPFIGIGIKTNDYMNDSRNTLTFYTAELFMDSTLQCKITLDDIGYDITRYMNAYLDYKTKKKGGGYIQLFFKLPGNKLNTIYTMNKNDGVITINDSTVHDMQVKLTDPKGNVSHVAFKIRYSGAVSELEHECQESFNASSDNKFNHPNVKFYLPQGAIYDNICFQFNEKEDSNSYSSRYQIHYPYIPLHKYFKLFIKPNKPIPFELRNKIAIIYNGDGKDEGEKAEFENGWYTTSTRMFGEYRLVADNTPPSIIPLQKEGAVLTNYSKIRFKATDAITSVKQFIAKLDGEWICFEQKDNVFFYIFDEHCPKGKHKLTVTAIDDNGNSKTITYNFTK from the coding sequence ATGAATATTAAAAGTTTTCTTGTTTTTATAGGGGTTTTATCGATAATTAATGCAAACGCACAGTCTAGTATCGAAAGCCCATATCCACAAGATTACTTTCGTAACCCATTAGACATTCCTATAATACTAGCAGGCAATTTTGGGGAATGTAGGCCCAACCACTTCCATAGCGGACTGGATATTAAAACTCAAGGCAAAGAAAACTTAGCGGTACATGCAGCTGCAGATGGTGAAATAGTAAGAATAAGGATGCAAAAAGGAGGTTTTGGGCACGCATTATACCTAAGACATCCTGAAGGATATACAACTGTATATGCTCACCTCAATAATTTCAAAGCCGACGTACAAACCTATATGAAAGCCGCCCAATACCGTAATAAAAAATGGACGGTAGACTTATATCCAAAAGCGGGAACATTTAAGGTAAAAAAAGGAGATATAATTGCATGGTCAGGAAATACAGGCTCTTCTACTGCACCGCATTTACATTTTGAAATTAGAGATAGCAGAACAGAACATCCGCTCAACCCCATGCTTTTCGGGTTTGATATAAAAGATAATATTGCCCCTGTACCTACCAAAGTGGTAGTATACGACATGGACAATAGTATTTATGAGCAAACCCCCAGTTTTAACCGCTTATTGAAGAAGGGCAGTATCTATACTACTAACGACATTATTACTACAACTGCTCCCTTTATCGGCATAGGGATAAAAACCAACGACTATATGAATGATAGTCGTAACACTTTGACCTTTTATACCGCAGAGCTATTCATGGATAGTACGCTACAATGCAAAATAACGCTAGATGATATTGGCTACGATATTACACGATACATGAACGCCTATCTGGATTATAAAACAAAGAAAAAAGGTGGCGGTTATATACAGTTGTTTTTTAAGCTGCCTGGTAATAAGCTGAATACTATTTATACTATGAACAAAAATGATGGTGTAATTACTATTAATGATAGCACTGTTCATGATATGCAGGTAAAACTAACCGACCCCAAGGGTAATGTTAGTCATGTAGCTTTTAAAATTAGATATAGCGGTGCTGTAAGTGAGCTAGAGCATGAATGTCAAGAAAGTTTTAATGCAAGTAGTGATAACAAATTTAATCACCCGAATGTAAAGTTCTATTTACCTCAAGGAGCTATATACGACAACATTTGTTTTCAGTTCAACGAAAAAGAAGATAGCAATAGCTATTCATCCAGATATCAAATACATTATCCATACATTCCTTTACACAAATACTTTAAGCTGTTCATCAAACCCAACAAACCAATACCATTTGAACTGAGAAATAAGATAGCAATCATATACAATGGTGATGGAAAGGATGAAGGTGAAAAAGCAGAATTTGAAAATGGATGGTACACCACCTCTACCAGAATGTTTGGAGAATATCGTTTGGTTGCAGATAATACTCCTCCCAGTATAATACCATTACAAAAAGAAGGTGCTGTATTAACGAACTATTCAAAAATTCGTTTTAAGGCGACCGATGCTATCACTTCTGTAAAACAGTTCATTGCTAAACTCGATGGGGAATGGATATGCTTTGAGCAAAAAGACAATGTATTCTTTTATATTTTTGATGAACATTGCCCTAAAGGCAAACACAAACTTACCGTTACTGCAATAGATGATAACGGTAACAGTAAAACAATAACGTACAACTTTACAAAATAG
- the purN gene encoding phosphoribosylglycinamide formyltransferase, with product MQSLIIFASGRGSNAEAIINFFKEKGNVKVSLIVTNKADAGVIEVAEKEHIPFLIVNNQTLGGVLFIDQLRSYNPSLIVLAGFLKKIPDTVLQEFSNKIINIHPSLLPKHGGKGMYGHHVHQSVLDNGDKESGITIHMVNEHYDEGAILTQARCAVTKEDTIDTLAKKVHQLEHFYFPRTIEFLLQQM from the coding sequence ATGCAGTCACTTATCATATTTGCCTCTGGCAGAGGATCTAATGCAGAAGCTATTATCAACTTCTTTAAAGAAAAAGGAAATGTCAAAGTATCGCTAATAGTTACCAATAAAGCCGATGCCGGTGTAATAGAAGTGGCGGAGAAAGAACATATACCATTTCTTATAGTAAATAATCAAACACTGGGGGGTGTCCTTTTTATTGATCAGCTAAGGTCGTATAACCCATCATTGATAGTACTAGCAGGTTTCCTGAAAAAGATACCTGATACAGTATTACAGGAATTTTCTAACAAGATTATCAACATCCATCCCTCACTACTTCCTAAGCATGGGGGCAAAGGTATGTATGGGCATCATGTACACCAATCGGTACTGGATAATGGAGACAAGGAGTCTGGCATAACGATACATATGGTTAATGAACACTATGACGAAGGAGCAATACTTACCCAAGCCAGATGTGCGGTTACGAAAGAGGATACTATAGATACCCTTGCCAAAAAAGTGCATCAATTAGAGCATTTCTACTTTCCACGCACTATTGAGTTTTTGCTGCAGCAAATGTGA
- a CDS encoding YkgJ family cysteine cluster protein produces the protein MDLKKFAKKAQKKKKPLTAFLKKLDKIVPEDFQSLVAEEDKKMWEKVDCLECANCCKTMTPTYSTKDIKRIAAHFDMTPKEFKKKWLYQEEDTKDWMNTSTPCQFLGKDNKCSIYEIRPVDCAEFPHHNKKDFEDYNDTFIQNVHRCPATYELVNSLKKRVEREYEW, from the coding sequence ATGGATTTGAAAAAGTTTGCCAAGAAGGCACAAAAGAAGAAAAAGCCGCTTACTGCTTTTCTAAAAAAACTAGACAAAATAGTACCTGAAGATTTTCAATCTCTTGTAGCTGAAGAAGATAAAAAGATGTGGGAGAAGGTAGACTGTCTGGAATGTGCCAACTGCTGCAAAACCATGACACCTACCTATAGCACTAAAGACATTAAGCGAATTGCTGCACACTTTGATATGACGCCAAAGGAATTCAAGAAAAAATGGCTCTATCAAGAAGAAGATACTAAAGACTGGATGAACACCAGTACGCCATGTCAGTTTTTAGGTAAAGACAACAAATGCTCTATTTATGAAATAAGACCTGTTGATTGTGCGGAATTTCCGCATCACAACAAAAAAGACTTTGAAGATTATAACGATACTTTTATTCAGAACGTCCACAGATGTCCTGCTACTTACGAGTTGGTGAACAGTCTTAAAAAACGTGTGGAAAGAGAATACGAGTGGTAA
- the bcp gene encoding thioredoxin-dependent thiol peroxidase: MDLAKGDMAPNFTTTDQNGDKVSLKDYAGKKVVLYFYPEDDTPTCTDQACNFRDNVSLLKNKGITVLGISPDGVDKHKDFEKKYSLPFTLLTDVDKKVANLYNTWGEKNLYGNKFMGIKRTTFLINEDGSIHHIIKRVKAKEHSQQILEKWGLL; encoded by the coding sequence ATGGATTTAGCGAAAGGGGACATGGCTCCCAACTTTACAACAACAGACCAAAACGGAGATAAAGTATCTCTGAAAGATTATGCAGGGAAGAAAGTAGTGCTATACTTTTATCCTGAAGATGATACACCCACTTGTACCGACCAAGCTTGCAATTTTAGAGACAATGTAAGCCTATTGAAAAATAAAGGCATTACCGTTTTAGGTATTAGCCCTGATGGGGTAGATAAACATAAAGACTTTGAGAAAAAGTACAGCTTGCCTTTTACACTACTTACCGATGTAGATAAGAAAGTGGCGAACCTCTATAATACTTGGGGAGAGAAAAATCTATACGGTAATAAATTCATGGGTATAAAACGTACTACTTTTCTTATCAATGAAGATGGTAGTATACACCACATTATAAAGAGAGTAAAGGCTAAAGAACATAGCCAACAGATATTGGAAAAATGGGGGTTACTTTAA
- a CDS encoding DUF3127 domain-containing protein translates to MSLEITGKLLVKYDTQQVSERFKKREFVLELSDEVNGNVYTNFAKMQLVQNKCEILDRFNEGDEVKVSFNIKGNKWERDGKVNYITNLDAWRVESAAQDMNQAPAPQAASSFNTNSAPDNYNPSPENVDDLPF, encoded by the coding sequence ATGAGTTTAGAAATTACAGGAAAACTACTTGTTAAATATGATACCCAACAAGTAAGTGAGCGTTTCAAAAAAAGAGAATTTGTCCTTGAATTATCAGATGAAGTAAATGGTAATGTATATACCAATTTTGCTAAAATGCAATTGGTACAGAACAAATGCGAAATTTTAGACAGATTTAATGAGGGAGATGAAGTAAAGGTGAGTTTCAACATAAAAGGCAACAAATGGGAGCGTGACGGAAAGGTAAATTATATAACTAACCTTGATGCATGGCGTGTGGAAAGTGCTGCTCAAGATATGAACCAAGCGCCTGCACCACAAGCTGCATCGTCTTTTAACACCAATAGTGCCCCTGACAATTATAATCCATCTCCTGAAAATGTAGACGATCTACCATTCTAG